Below is a window of Agrobacterium vitis DNA.
CCTTGCCATGGCCGGGAAATCGGCAATTGCTGTTCAGTTGAAGCCGAACTTGACGTACCAGTTCAAGCCAAATCCGACCTACTACATTATCGCCGGCTCCTTCGTGCAAGGGCAGGTGATTGACACAGCCATTTCCAGCGCTGCCTATGACACGGAGTTTCAAGATGACGGTGTGCGGCCGGCAGCGGGCAAGCCCTTCAGTCTTGATGTTGATGGCTGATATAAGCATTTTTGATTTGAATAGTTAGGAGGATTGACATCCGATAGTCGGATTGTTTCGACTGGAGGCAACCACTGATGACCCGACTTCTCTACTCACTTGCAGGCACGGACGTCACTCGTCCGTTTTCACCGCATTGCTGGAAGATCATCCTGGCGCTGCGCCACAAGGGATTGAGCTTCGAGGAAAAGCCGCTGGCTTTTACCGAAATTCCAACGGTGGAGGAGGGGGTCTCGAAGCTCGTGCCTATCTTGCGCGATGGCGATAAGGTGGTGGCGGATAGTTTCCAGATCGCGCTTTATCTGGAGGAGGCCTATCCGGATCGCCCAAGCCTGTTTCGCGGCGAAGGTGGCAAGGCGCTGGCACGGTTTGTGGAAGGCTATTCGCAATCCACTATCCATCCGGCCATCAGTGCCATCATCCTGATGGACATTTATAATATGATTTCTCCCGCCGATCAGGCGCATTTTCGCAAAACCCGCGAAGCGCTGTTCGGCAAGGTGCTGGAAGAGATTTTCCCGGATCGTGACGGTGCGATTGCGGCTTTTCCGGCAAAACTCCAGCCCTTGCGGCATATGCTGCGCTCGCAACCTTTTATCGGCGGGGAAAAGCCGTTGTTTGCCGATTACATCGTGTTTGGCGCGTTGCAATGGCTGAAGATTGTCACAGGCTCGATCTTCCTGCCCGAAGACGATCCGGCAGCGCAATGGTTTGAGCGCTGTGGCTCCCTTGGCCTGGCGCAGGCTGACGCGGCATAAAGGCCTCGTCATGTGACGGTGGCGTGAAATTCGCGCATCCCCCTTGTCTTCGCGAATCGGGGCAGGTAGAAACCGCCCACTTTCCCTACAAACAAAGGACGAGACGATGGCGATTGAACGCACCTTTTCGATGATCAAGCCGGATGCAACCAAGCGTAACCTGACGGGCGCGATCACCAAGGTTTTTGAAGACAACGGCCTGCGCGTTGTTGCTTCGAAGCGCGTCTGGATGAGCACGCGCGAAGCTGAAGGCTTCTACGCCGTTCACAAGGAACGCCCTTTCTTCGGCGAACTGGTTGAAGGCATGACCTCCGGCCCAACCGTGGTTCAGGTTCTGGAAGGCGAAGGCGCCATCCTCAAGAACCGCGAAATCATGGGCGCAACCAATCCTGCCCAGGCTGCCGAAGGCACGATCCGTAAGCAGTTCGCCCTCTCCATCGGCGAAAATTCCGTGCACGGCTCCGACGCCCCGGAAACTGCCGCTGAAGAAATCGCTTACTGGTTCGCAGCCACCGAAATCGTCGGCTGAGCCTCTTCGAGGCTTTTGCTTTCAGAATTAAAAAAACCGGAGCTGAGAGGCTCCGGTTTTTTCATGTCCATCTGTCGCGGGCCGCGTCGTCAGCGTCGCGGGCGGCGACCCAGCCGGCTGACGTGCCATCCTTGGCATGTTCCTTCT
It encodes the following:
- a CDS encoding glutathione S-transferase family protein; translated protein: MTRLLYSLAGTDVTRPFSPHCWKIILALRHKGLSFEEKPLAFTEIPTVEEGVSKLVPILRDGDKVVADSFQIALYLEEAYPDRPSLFRGEGGKALARFVEGYSQSTIHPAISAIILMDIYNMISPADQAHFRKTREALFGKVLEEIFPDRDGAIAAFPAKLQPLRHMLRSQPFIGGEKPLFADYIVFGALQWLKIVTGSIFLPEDDPAAQWFERCGSLGLAQADAA
- the ndk gene encoding nucleoside-diphosphate kinase, which produces MAIERTFSMIKPDATKRNLTGAITKVFEDNGLRVVASKRVWMSTREAEGFYAVHKERPFFGELVEGMTSGPTVVQVLEGEGAILKNREIMGATNPAQAAEGTIRKQFALSIGENSVHGSDAPETAAEEIAYWFAATEIVG